One window of the Oceanicaulis sp. genome contains the following:
- a CDS encoding efflux RND transporter permease subunit has product MVSIFYRYPRLTLLALFLIVVSGVAALGVLGRQEDPTLVKRYGNVVAIYPGADAERVEALVVEPIERALLELVEIDEINSSSRANIGFIDISVREDLTADQVEQAWTLIRDQVALAETRLPDGVLPVQVEQVYLGAATLIVSLDWPEGAEGSSGALSRLARDLEDRLRNVAGTEETHVYGDPQEEVRVVLDPESAAALGLTAADVAAILAQSDAKTPAGRIAGDRLDLTLEVAGAFDSLDRLREVPIAQGEAGFLRLGDIATIERTIARPQSAVPLRNAEPVIMVAAFLEPGLQVDAWDARAQAAVAAFAEANPGVEVEIIFDQSSYVIDRLAGLGLNLLFSALIVFAVLFLMMGWRSALIVGSALPLTVLLVMVLINLFDEPLHQMSVTGLVVSLGLLIDNAIVVVDDYKLLRSRGVARLDALEKVIRTLFGPLLASTLTTIFAFGPIALLPGSAGEFVSMIGVSVIFAVSASFVLAFTVILALAAWFDDTREEEGAAPFWHDGLRSKPLAWIYRKALDAIIAQPVLGIAVSLVFPIAGFIAASTLPSQFFPPTERDMFQMRVTLPPGTAIERTIDRLEGATELLYGYEGVEDVVFFIGESGPRVYYNMLGGTQGRPNFAQGFVRTESPEATRRIVTDFQRLARERFPDAQFLAIPFEQGPPRPAPIELQVIGPDLAVLDQAGADIRRALSQVPGVTYTEAQLQLGEPVVRFEADEASASAAGLTLTGLAGRLRAEIDGVVGGSVLEGVEALPVRVVAPDARRGSPDLIAGTPLPMSGSAPVGVGALGPVTLQPETALITRIDGERANPIYAFLDPFVLPAPVLARFEEIRAADGQDPPPGYRIAVGGDAENQGDAMADLMSTALPLFTLMIAAVVLAFNSFRYAGVVFVSGFLSAGLAMFGVWMFGTPLGFNAIIGSLGLVGLSINGTIVVLSALRADPASVAGDPEAIRETVVDATRHILATTLTTMGGFLPLLIEGDSFWLPFASAVAGGVAGSAVLALVFAPSGFVLLSRFDRPRVTHEAAPA; this is encoded by the coding sequence GTGGTCTCGATCTTTTACCGCTATCCGCGGCTGACCCTGCTCGCGCTGTTCCTGATCGTGGTCAGCGGCGTGGCCGCGCTGGGCGTGCTCGGCCGGCAGGAGGACCCCACCCTCGTCAAGCGCTACGGCAACGTGGTGGCGATCTATCCCGGCGCGGACGCCGAGCGGGTCGAGGCGCTGGTGGTCGAGCCGATCGAGCGGGCGCTTCTGGAACTGGTTGAGATCGACGAGATCAATTCGTCCTCAAGGGCCAATATCGGTTTCATCGACATCTCCGTCCGCGAAGATCTCACCGCTGATCAGGTCGAGCAGGCCTGGACGCTCATCCGCGACCAGGTCGCCCTGGCCGAAACGCGCCTGCCCGACGGCGTGCTGCCTGTGCAGGTCGAGCAGGTCTATCTGGGCGCGGCGACGCTGATCGTGTCGCTGGACTGGCCCGAGGGCGCGGAAGGCAGCTCCGGCGCGCTCAGCCGGCTCGCGCGCGATCTCGAGGATCGGCTGAGAAACGTCGCAGGCACCGAAGAGACCCACGTCTACGGCGACCCGCAGGAAGAAGTCCGCGTCGTGCTCGATCCTGAAAGCGCGGCCGCGCTGGGGCTGACCGCCGCGGACGTCGCCGCCATCCTCGCGCAGTCGGACGCCAAGACGCCGGCGGGCCGGATCGCAGGCGACCGGCTCGATCTGACGCTGGAAGTCGCCGGCGCGTTCGATTCGCTCGACCGGTTGCGCGAGGTCCCGATCGCCCAAGGTGAGGCGGGTTTCCTGCGCCTGGGCGACATCGCCACCATCGAGCGGACCATCGCGCGCCCGCAAAGCGCGGTGCCGCTGCGCAACGCCGAGCCGGTGATCATGGTCGCCGCCTTCCTCGAACCCGGACTTCAGGTCGACGCCTGGGACGCCCGCGCGCAGGCCGCCGTCGCCGCGTTCGCCGAAGCCAATCCGGGCGTCGAGGTCGAGATCATTTTCGACCAGTCGAGCTATGTGATCGACCGGCTGGCGGGGCTGGGGCTCAATCTCCTTTTCTCCGCGCTCATCGTCTTCGCGGTGCTGTTCCTGATGATGGGCTGGCGCTCGGCGCTGATCGTGGGATCGGCGCTGCCGCTGACCGTGCTTCTGGTGATGGTGCTCATCAACCTGTTCGACGAGCCGCTGCACCAGATGTCGGTCACGGGCCTGGTGGTCTCGCTGGGGCTTCTGATCGACAACGCCATCGTGGTCGTCGACGACTACAAGCTTCTGAGGTCGCGCGGCGTGGCGCGGCTCGACGCGCTGGAGAAGGTGATCCGGACCCTGTTCGGACCGCTTCTGGCGTCCACGCTGACCACCATCTTCGCCTTCGGCCCGATCGCGCTTCTGCCCGGATCGGCCGGCGAGTTCGTCTCGATGATCGGGGTGTCGGTGATCTTCGCGGTCAGCGCGTCCTTCGTGCTCGCCTTTACGGTGATCCTCGCGCTCGCGGCCTGGTTCGACGATACGCGGGAGGAGGAGGGCGCAGCGCCCTTCTGGCACGACGGCCTGCGGTCCAAGCCGCTCGCCTGGATCTACCGAAAGGCGCTGGATGCGATCATCGCCCAGCCGGTGCTCGGGATCGCGGTGAGCCTGGTCTTCCCCATCGCGGGTTTCATCGCCGCCTCCACGCTGCCCTCGCAATTCTTCCCGCCGACAGAGCGCGACATGTTCCAGATGCGCGTGACCCTGCCGCCGGGCACGGCGATCGAGCGCACGATCGACCGGCTGGAGGGCGCCACCGAGCTTCTCTACGGCTATGAGGGGGTGGAGGACGTCGTCTTCTTCATCGGCGAGAGCGGGCCGCGCGTGTACTACAACATGCTCGGCGGCACGCAGGGCCGGCCGAACTTCGCGCAGGGCTTCGTGCGCACCGAGTCCCCCGAAGCGACCCGCCGCATCGTCACCGACTTCCAGCGGCTTGCGCGCGAGCGCTTCCCCGACGCGCAGTTTCTCGCCATCCCGTTCGAGCAGGGCCCGCCCAGGCCCGCCCCGATCGAGCTTCAGGTGATCGGCCCCGACCTCGCCGTGCTCGATCAGGCGGGGGCGGACATCCGCCGCGCGCTCTCCCAGGTGCCTGGCGTGACCTACACCGAAGCCCAGCTGCAGCTCGGCGAGCCGGTCGTCCGCTTCGAGGCCGACGAGGCGTCCGCCAGCGCGGCGGGGCTGACGCTGACAGGCCTCGCCGGCCGGCTGCGCGCCGAGATCGACGGCGTGGTCGGCGGCTCCGTGCTCGAAGGCGTCGAAGCCCTGCCGGTGCGGGTCGTGGCGCCTGACGCCCGCCGCGGCTCGCCCGATCTCATCGCCGGCACGCCCCTGCCGATGAGCGGTTCGGCGCCGGTCGGGGTCGGCGCGCTCGGCCCGGTGACGCTGCAGCCCGAGACCGCGCTCATCACACGGATCGACGGCGAGCGGGCGAACCCGATCTACGCCTTCCTCGACCCGTTCGTGCTGCCCGCCCCGGTGCTCGCCCGCTTTGAGGAGATCCGCGCCGCCGACGGTCAGGACCCGCCGCCGGGTTACCGCATCGCGGTGGGCGGGGACGCGGAGAACCAGGGCGACGCCATGGCCGACCTGATGAGCACGGCCCTGCCGCTGTTCACCCTGATGATCGCGGCGGTGGTGCTGGCCTTCAATTCATTCCGCTACGCCGGAGTGGTGTTCGTCTCGGGCTTTCTCAGCGCCGGGCTCGCCATGTTCGGGGTGTGGATGTTCGGAACGCCTCTGGGGTTCAACGCCATCATCGGATCGCTTGGCCTGGTGGGCCTGTCGATCAACGGCACGATCGTTGTGCTGTCCGCGCTGAGGGCCGATCCGGCGTCTGTGGCGGGCGATCCCGAGGCGATCCGGGAGACGGTGGTGGACGCGACCCGGCACATCCTGGCCACCACGCTGACCACGATGGGCGGGTTCCTCCCGCTTCTGATCGAAGGCGACAGCTTCTGGCTGCCCTTCGCCTCGGCCGTGGCGGGCGGGGTTGCGGGCTCGGCGGTGCTGGCGCTGGTGTTCGCGCCCTCGGGCTTCGTTCTGCTCAGCCGGTTTGACCGGCCGCGCGTCACCCACGAGGCTGCACCCGCCTGA